From a single Paramormyrops kingsleyae isolate MSU_618 chromosome 14, PKINGS_0.4, whole genome shotgun sequence genomic region:
- the LOC111842283 gene encoding homeobox protein Nkx-2.4-like isoform X2 encodes MSLSPKHTTPFSVTDILSPIEETYKKFSAMDGAGNLTSPLGAYRQPQVSQPGMQQHSVGHNAAVATTYHMSHGVSQFSHGAMGGYCNGSIGNMGDLPSYQESMRNSGAATGWYGANPDPRYSTSMNMTGMGTLTGMADAAKTIPPLHSAPRRKRRVLFSQAQVYELERRFKQQKYLSAPEREHLASMIHLTPTQVKIWFQNHRYKMKRQAKDKAAQQLQQDSSACQQQSPRRVAVPVLVKDGKPCQNGSNTPTPSQQQVQQQNGSGVVIPTSNNAINQHQNQQVNPLVQAQDLEELSPSPPSLHSQIGTMAQIDTSAVDYTNNMVSSNLLYGRTW; translated from the exons ATGTCGTTGAGCCCAAAGCACACAACGCCTTTCTCTGTGACAGATATTTTGAGTCCAATCGAGGAGACCTACAAGAAGTTTAGTGCTATGGACGGCGCAGGGAATCTAACCTCTCCGCTTGGCGCTTACCGACAACCTCAGGTCTCTCAACCCGGCATGCAACAGCACTCCGTGGGTCACAACGCCGCTGTGGCCACCACTTACCACATGTCACACGGCGTCTCGCAGTTTTCTCACGGTGCCATGGGAGGATATTGCAACGGAAGCATCGGTAACATGGGAGACCTCCCGTCGTACCAAGAAAGCATGAGGAACAGTGGAGCGGCAACGGGGTGGTACGGCGCGAATCCCGACCCAAGATATTCAACAA GTATGAATATGACCGGCATGGGGACTCTGACAGGAATGGCGGACGCTGCCAAGACCATACCTCCTCTACACTCAGCCCCCCGGAGGAAAAGACGAGTCCTGTTCTCTCAGGCTCAAGTGTACGAACTCGAAAGGAGATTTAAACAACAGAAATATCTCTCGGCACCTGAAAGGGAACACCTGGCAAGCATGATACACCTCACCCCGACCCAGGTCAAGATCTGGTTCCAGAACCACAGATACAAGATGAAGCGTCAGGCCAAAGACAAAGCAGCGCAGCAACTGCAGCAGGACAGCAGCGCCTGTCAGCAGCAGTCGCCGAGGCGCGTGGCCGTTCCCGTCCTCGTTAAGGACGGAAAACCGTGTCAGAACGGCTCTAACACGCCAACGCCGAGTCAGCAGCAGGTCCAGCAGCAAAACGGCTCCGGGGTCGTGATTCCAACTTCCAATAATGCTATCAATCAACATCAAAATCAGCAAGTCAACCCATTAGTACAGGCCCAAGACCTGGAGGAACTGTCCCCCAGCCCTCCATCGCTACACAGTCAAATCGGCACCATGGCGCAGATTGACACTTCGGCTGTAGATTACACTAATAACATGGTCAGTTCGAACCTGCTCTATGGCAGAACGTGGTAG
- the LOC111842283 gene encoding homeobox protein Nkx-2.4-like isoform X1 — MSLSPKHTTPFSVTDILSPIEETYKKFSAMDGAGNLTSPLGAYRQPQVSQPGMQQHSVGHNAAVATTYHMSHGVSQFSHGAMGGYCNGSIGNMGDLPSYQESMRNSGAATGWYGANPDPRYSTISRFMGPSTGMNMTGMGTLTGMADAAKTIPPLHSAPRRKRRVLFSQAQVYELERRFKQQKYLSAPEREHLASMIHLTPTQVKIWFQNHRYKMKRQAKDKAAQQLQQDSSACQQQSPRRVAVPVLVKDGKPCQNGSNTPTPSQQQVQQQNGSGVVIPTSNNAINQHQNQQVNPLVQAQDLEELSPSPPSLHSQIGTMAQIDTSAVDYTNNMVSSNLLYGRTW, encoded by the exons ATGTCGTTGAGCCCAAAGCACACAACGCCTTTCTCTGTGACAGATATTTTGAGTCCAATCGAGGAGACCTACAAGAAGTTTAGTGCTATGGACGGCGCAGGGAATCTAACCTCTCCGCTTGGCGCTTACCGACAACCTCAGGTCTCTCAACCCGGCATGCAACAGCACTCCGTGGGTCACAACGCCGCTGTGGCCACCACTTACCACATGTCACACGGCGTCTCGCAGTTTTCTCACGGTGCCATGGGAGGATATTGCAACGGAAGCATCGGTAACATGGGAGACCTCCCGTCGTACCAAGAAAGCATGAGGAACAGTGGAGCGGCAACGGGGTGGTACGGCGCGAATCCCGACCCAAGATATTCAACAA tttCTAGATTCATGGGACCTTCCACAGGTATGAATATGACCGGCATGGGGACTCTGACAGGAATGGCGGACGCTGCCAAGACCATACCTCCTCTACACTCAGCCCCCCGGAGGAAAAGACGAGTCCTGTTCTCTCAGGCTCAAGTGTACGAACTCGAAAGGAGATTTAAACAACAGAAATATCTCTCGGCACCTGAAAGGGAACACCTGGCAAGCATGATACACCTCACCCCGACCCAGGTCAAGATCTGGTTCCAGAACCACAGATACAAGATGAAGCGTCAGGCCAAAGACAAAGCAGCGCAGCAACTGCAGCAGGACAGCAGCGCCTGTCAGCAGCAGTCGCCGAGGCGCGTGGCCGTTCCCGTCCTCGTTAAGGACGGAAAACCGTGTCAGAACGGCTCTAACACGCCAACGCCGAGTCAGCAGCAGGTCCAGCAGCAAAACGGCTCCGGGGTCGTGATTCCAACTTCCAATAATGCTATCAATCAACATCAAAATCAGCAAGTCAACCCATTAGTACAGGCCCAAGACCTGGAGGAACTGTCCCCCAGCCCTCCATCGCTACACAGTCAAATCGGCACCATGGCGCAGATTGACACTTCGGCTGTAGATTACACTAATAACATGGTCAGTTCGAACCTGCTCTATGGCAGAACGTGGTAG